The following coding sequences are from one Acomys russatus chromosome 16, mAcoRus1.1, whole genome shotgun sequence window:
- the Stac2 gene encoding SH3 and cysteine-rich domain-containing protein 2 isoform X2, translating to MTEMSEKENEPDDAATHSPTETVSTLQETKLQRFKRSLSLKTILRSKSVENFFLRSGSELKCPTEVLLTPPTPLPPPSPPPAPTDRSLPTPTPSPCPAPRPLAPLKPVRLHSFQEHVFKRASPCELCHQLIVGNSKQGLRCKTCKVSVHLWCSEEISHQQCPGKTSTSFRRNFSSPLLVHEPPPACAMSKESPPTGSSRKVDPVYETLRYGTSLALMNRSSFSSTSESPTRSLSERDELTEDGEGSIRSSEEGPGDSVFTAPAESEGSGPEEKSPGQQPPKLPLRKDVGPMYSYVALYKFLPQENNDLALQPGDRIMLVDDSNEDWWKGKIGDRVGFFPANFVQRVRPGENVWRCCQPFSGNKEQGYMSLKENQICVGVGRSKDADGFIRVSSGKKRGLVPADSLAEI from the exons CTCCAGCGATTTAAGCGGTCCCTCTCCCTCAAAACCATCCTTCGAAGCAAGAGTGTGGAGAACTTCTTCCTTCGCTCAGGCTCTGAGCTGAAGTGCCCAACAGAGGTGCTGCTGACGCCGCCGACCccgctgcctcctccttctccaccgcCTGCACCCACAGACAGAAGTCTACCCACCCCAACGCCTTCCCCCTGCCCGGCCCCACGCCCCTTGGCACCACTCAAACCAGTGAGGCTGCATAGCTTCCAGGAACATGTCTTCAAGAGAGCCAGCCCTTGTGAGCTGTGCCACCAGCTCATTGTAG GAAACTCCAAACAGGGCTTGCGATGTAAGACATGCAAAGTCAGCGTCCACCTCTGGTGCTCCGAGGAgatctcccaccagcaatgcccGGGCAAGACA tccACCTCTTTTCGACGGAACTTCAGCTCCCCACTCCTGGTGCATGAGCCACCACCAGCCTGTGCCATGAGCAAAGAGTCCCCGCCTACAG GGAGCAGCAGGAAGGTGGACCCAGTTTATGAGACCCTGCGCTACGGCACCTCCCTGGCACTGATGAACCGGTCCAGCTTCAGCAGCACATCTGAATCCCCCACACGGAGCCTG AGTGAGCGTGATGAGCTCACAGAAGATGGGGAAGGCAGCATCCGCAGCTCAGAAGAGGGGCCTGGTGACAGTG TATTCACAGCCCCAGCTGAGAGTGAAGGATCGGGACCGGAGGAGAAGAGCCCTGGACAGCAG CCCCCAAAGCTGCCCCTGCGGAAGGACGTGGGGCCCATGTACTCCTACGTGGCACTCTACAAGTTCCTGCCCCAGGAGAACAACGACCTGGCTCTGCA accTGGTGATCGAATTATGCTGGTGGATGACTCTAACGAAGACTGGTGGAAG GGCAAGATTGGTGACCGGGTTGGCTTCTTCCCAGCCAATTTTGTGCAGCGGGTGAGACCAGGGGAGAACGTTTGGCGCTGCTGTCAGCCCTTCTCTGGAAACAAGGAACAGGGTTACATGAGCCTCAAGGAAAACCAG ATCTGTGTAGGCGTGGGCAGAAGCAAGGATGCTGATGGCTTCATCCGCGTCAGCAGTGGCAAGAAGCGGGGCTTGGTGCCAGCCGACTCCCTGGCAGAGATCTGA
- the Stac2 gene encoding SH3 and cysteine-rich domain-containing protein 2 isoform X1, with product MTEMSEKENEPDDAATHSPTETVSTLQETKLQRFKRSLSLKTILRSKSVENFFLRSGSELKCPTEVLLTPPTPLPPPSPPPAPTDRSLPTPTPSPCPAPRPLAPLKPVRLHSFQEHVFKRASPCELCHQLIVGNSKQGLRCKTCKVSVHLWCSEEISHQQCPGKTSTSFRRNFSSPLLVHEPPPACAMSKESPPTAGSSRKVDPVYETLRYGTSLALMNRSSFSSTSESPTRSLSERDELTEDGEGSIRSSEEGPGDSVFTAPAESEGSGPEEKSPGQQPPKLPLRKDVGPMYSYVALYKFLPQENNDLALQPGDRIMLVDDSNEDWWKGKIGDRVGFFPANFVQRVRPGENVWRCCQPFSGNKEQGYMSLKENQICVGVGRSKDADGFIRVSSGKKRGLVPADSLAEI from the exons CTCCAGCGATTTAAGCGGTCCCTCTCCCTCAAAACCATCCTTCGAAGCAAGAGTGTGGAGAACTTCTTCCTTCGCTCAGGCTCTGAGCTGAAGTGCCCAACAGAGGTGCTGCTGACGCCGCCGACCccgctgcctcctccttctccaccgcCTGCACCCACAGACAGAAGTCTACCCACCCCAACGCCTTCCCCCTGCCCGGCCCCACGCCCCTTGGCACCACTCAAACCAGTGAGGCTGCATAGCTTCCAGGAACATGTCTTCAAGAGAGCCAGCCCTTGTGAGCTGTGCCACCAGCTCATTGTAG GAAACTCCAAACAGGGCTTGCGATGTAAGACATGCAAAGTCAGCGTCCACCTCTGGTGCTCCGAGGAgatctcccaccagcaatgcccGGGCAAGACA tccACCTCTTTTCGACGGAACTTCAGCTCCCCACTCCTGGTGCATGAGCCACCACCAGCCTGTGCCATGAGCAAAGAGTCCCCGCCTACAG CAGGGAGCAGCAGGAAGGTGGACCCAGTTTATGAGACCCTGCGCTACGGCACCTCCCTGGCACTGATGAACCGGTCCAGCTTCAGCAGCACATCTGAATCCCCCACACGGAGCCTG AGTGAGCGTGATGAGCTCACAGAAGATGGGGAAGGCAGCATCCGCAGCTCAGAAGAGGGGCCTGGTGACAGTG TATTCACAGCCCCAGCTGAGAGTGAAGGATCGGGACCGGAGGAGAAGAGCCCTGGACAGCAG CCCCCAAAGCTGCCCCTGCGGAAGGACGTGGGGCCCATGTACTCCTACGTGGCACTCTACAAGTTCCTGCCCCAGGAGAACAACGACCTGGCTCTGCA accTGGTGATCGAATTATGCTGGTGGATGACTCTAACGAAGACTGGTGGAAG GGCAAGATTGGTGACCGGGTTGGCTTCTTCCCAGCCAATTTTGTGCAGCGGGTGAGACCAGGGGAGAACGTTTGGCGCTGCTGTCAGCCCTTCTCTGGAAACAAGGAACAGGGTTACATGAGCCTCAAGGAAAACCAG ATCTGTGTAGGCGTGGGCAGAAGCAAGGATGCTGATGGCTTCATCCGCGTCAGCAGTGGCAAGAAGCGGGGCTTGGTGCCAGCCGACTCCCTGGCAGAGATCTGA